In Pyricularia oryzae 70-15 chromosome 2, whole genome shotgun sequence, one genomic interval encodes:
- a CDS encoding dipeptidyl aminopeptidase/acylaminoacyl peptidase → MHHFFKGQFFDFETCRILGTAVYGGADVAEVLEAVGQIRDGDPVSWGRAWAIQAERALVLAEEACKSGDRTAARDAYLRGSNYTRASGYMLTGEGPNRPDPRSREIVERVQAIFRKAAALFDHPVQFLKIPFEGGLKLPCTLYLPPPDRRLPGKIPILISGGGADALQEELYYMHPSAGPDLGYAVLTFEGPGQGVMLRKHDAKMRPDWEAVAGAVIDFLEELARSQPDLDLDTSRIAFSGCSLGGYFALRAAADPRVKACVSLDPLYSFWDFAMEHVSPTFINAWEAGWLKDGAVDAVVRMMMAMSFQMRWELSIAGTFFGQTSPARIMKEMKKFSLAGGQLRRVQCPVLVSGASHSLYLEGNHHTMRIYNELVNHTKGDKQLWLTATPGQGSLQAKMGALRLANQKTFKFLDEHFGIERPQL, encoded by the coding sequence ATGCACCACTTTTTCAAAGGCCAGTTTTTCGACTTCGAAACGTGCCGCATTCTCGGCACCGCAGTCTATGGCGGAGCCGACGTGGCCGAGGTGCTAGAAGCCGTCGGCCAGATCAGAGATGGCGACCCGGTCAGCTGGGGCCGGGCCTGGGCGATACAAGCCGAGCGCGCCCTCGTACTCGCCGAGGAGGCGTGCAAGAGTGGCGACCGCACCGCGGCCCGCGACGCATACCTGCGCGGCTCCAATTACACCCGCGCCAGCGGCTACATGCTCACCGGGGAGGGCCCGAACCGCCCCGATCCAAGGTCGAGGGAGATCGTCGAGCGTGTGCAAGCAATCTTCCGCAAGGCCGCCGCTCTGTTCGACCATCCCGTCCAATTTCTCAAGATTCCCTTTGAGGGCGGCCTGAAGCTACCGTGCACCCTGTACCTGCCCCCGCCGGACAGACGCCTCCCGGGAAAGATCCCCATCCTGATCAGCGGCGGAGGCGCCGACGCCCTGCAGGAAGAGCTGTACTACATGCATCCCTCCGCCGGCCCCGATCTGGGATATGCCGTTTTGACCTTTGAGGGACCCGGGCAGGGCGTCATGCTCCGAAAGCACGACGCCAAGATGCGCCCCGACTGGGAGGCCGTCGCGGGTGCGGTGATCGACTTTCTCGAAGAGCTCGCCCGATCCCAGCCAGACTTGGACCTCGACACCTCGCGCATCGCCTTCTCTGGCTGCTCGCTGGGCGGGTACTTTGCCCTGCGCGCCGCGGCAGACCCACGCGTCAAGGCGTGCGTGTCCCTGGACCCACTGTATTCCTTTTGGGATTTCGCCATGGAGCACGTATCCCCCACGTTTATCAACGCGTGGGAGGCCGGCTGGCTCAAGGATGGCGCGGTGGACGCCGTGGTGCGCATGATGATGGCCATGTCGTTCCAGATGCGGTGGGAGCTGAGCATAGCGGGGACCTTTTTTGGTCAAACGTCGCCGGCACGCATCATGAAGGAGATGAAGAAGTTCTCGCTGGCCGGCGGCCAGCTGAGGCGCGTCCAGTGTCCCGTCTTGGTGTCGGGAGCCTCCCACTCGCTCTACCTGGAGGGGAACCACCACACCATGCGCATCTACAACGAGTTGGTGAACCACACGAAAGGGGACAAGCAGCTGTGGTTGACCGCAACCCCGGGACAGGGGTCGCTGCAGGCCAAAATGGGAGCCTTGCGCTTGGCCAACCAGAAAACATTCAAATTCCTCGATGAGCACTTTGGAATTGAGCGGCCCCAGCTTTAG